A portion of the Gossypium arboreum isolate Shixiya-1 chromosome 8, ASM2569848v2, whole genome shotgun sequence genome contains these proteins:
- the LOC108459619 gene encoding pentatricopeptide repeat-containing protein At5g66520-like: MSSYTKRIIQLINASTSPSHIRQIQAQFILRNLLKNHFIAHHFINACNSLGLLNDAHAFLLLSKPPPHVFLYNTLFRAFSHSKTPHLPFSLYAHMQCASVLPNNYTFPFLLKSLADFQLLQKGQIVHAHVLKLGHSHDIYIQNSLMNIYASSGEMGLCRQVFDEMRDRDVVSWTILITGFRNVEKFDDALIAFEQMQYAGVVPNRVTMVNALAACGGFGAFEMGVWIHDYIMKNRWELDLILGTALIDMYGKCGRIEEGLKVFHSMEKKNNFTWNAVINGLALAKNGEQAIWWFNRMEQEGFKVDHVTLVGVLSACSRSGLIDMGRQIFISLVEGRYRFLPEVKHYACMIDLLARAGCLDEAFRVVQEMPFEPSKSIWGSLLAGCRAHGNLELSEIAAKKLMELEPSNSAYYVVLSNLYADMGRWDDAEKVRTLMKEKGLKKDLGFSSVEWESQGQVYEVLA; this comes from the coding sequence ATGTCATCATATACAAAGAGAATCATTCAGTTGATAAACGCCTCCACTTCTCCTTCTCACATTCGTCAGATCCAAGCTCAGTTCATTCTCAGAAACCTCCTCAAAAACCACTTCATAGCTCACCATTTCATCAATGCCTGCAACTCTTTAGGCCTTTTAAACGATGCCCACGCCTTCCTCCTTCTTTCTAAACCTCCCCCTCATGTCTTCCTTTACAACACCCTCTTTAGAGCCTTCTCCCACTCCAAAACCCCACACCTTCCTTTTTCTTTATATGCCCACATGCAATGCGCCTCGGTTTTGCCTAATAACTACACCTTCCCTTTCCTTCTCAAGTCCCTAGCCGATTTCCAGCTGCTCCAGAAAGGACAAATCGTTCACGCCCATGTTTTAAAATTGGGTCATTCCCATGATATTTATATACAGAATTCCCTGATGAATATCTATGCTTCGTCTGGTGAAATGGGGTTATGTCGCCAAGTGTTCGATGAAATGCGTGATAGAGATGTCGTTTCGTGGACTATTTTGATCACGGGGTTTAGAAATGTTGAAAAATTTGATGATGCTTTGATTGCTTTTGAGCAAATGCAGTATGCAGGTGTGGTGCCTAATAGGGTGACTATGGTGAATGCCTTGGCTGCCTGTGGTGGTTTTGGTGCTTTTGAGATGGGGGTTTGGATTCATGATTATATAATGAAAAACAGATGGGAATTGGATTTGATCCTTGGGACTGCTTTGATTGATATGTATGGAAAATGTGGGAGgattgaagaagggttgaaagtTTTCCATAGCATGGAAAAGAAGAACAATTTTACGTGGAATGCTGTTATCAACGGACTAGCTTTAGCCAAAAATGGTGAGCAGGCCATTTGGTGGTTTAATAGGATGGAACAAGAAGGGTTTAAGGTTGATCATGTAACTTTAGTTGGGGTGCTTTCAGCTTGTAGTCGTTCGGGTTTGATCGATATGGGTCGACaaatatttatttctttagtCGAAGGGAGATACAGATTCTTGCCCGAGGTTAAACATTACGCATGTATGATTGATCTCTTGGCACGGGCAGGATGTCTTGACGAAGCTTTTCGAGTTGTGCAGGAAATGCCTTTCGAACCTTCAAAGTCCATTTGGGGATCATTGCTGGCTGGTTGTAGAGCTCATGGAAATTTGGAATTGAGTGAGATAGCTGCAAAGAAACTTATGGAGTTGGAGCCAAGTAACAGTGCTTACTATGTTGTGTTGTCCAATTTGTATGCCGATATGGGGAGATGGGATGATGCTGAGAAAGTGAGAACATTGATGAAAGAGAAGGGGTTGAAGAAAGACCTTGGTTTTAGCTCTGTGGAATGGGAATCCCAGGGACAAGTTTATGAAGTATTAGCATAG